The sequence below is a genomic window from Massilia oculi.
GTGATCGCGCTGATGCACGACCTGGTCTCGAGCGAGCGCGAAGCTGGCCGCCTGCGGCTGCTGGCGTCGCTGCCCGCGGCGGCGGCCAACACCTGGCGGCGCAGGGTCGGCTTGCGCTATGGCCTGGTATGGATGGCCGCACTGCTGCCGGTGGCCTGCGGCGCGCTGGTGGCCGGCGCCGGGCTGGCGGGCTTCGCGGCGATCGCGCTGGTGGCCACGCTCTATCTCGCCTTCTGGTTCGGCCTGGCCGGCTGGGTGGCCGCGCGCGCGCGCACCTCGAGCAGCAGCGCCGCGATCCTGCTGGCCTGCCTGGTCGGCCTGACGATGATCCTGCCGACGCTGGCCGATGCAGCGATCGCGCGCCTGTCGCCGGTCTCCAAGGGCGTCGAGCTGGCGCTGGCGCAGCGCCAGGCCGTGCACTCCGGCTGGGACATCCCGAAGCCCGAGACGTTCGAGAAATTCTTCCGCACCCACCCCGAGTGGAAGGATACGCCGCCGGTCGAAGGACGTTTCCACTGGAAGTGGTATTACGCGATGCACCAGGCGGGCGACGATGCCGTGGCCGCCGACGTCGCGCTGTACCGCGCCAGCATGCAGGCGAGGGAAAGCTGGACCGCGCGCGTCGGCCTGGTGCTGGCGTCGGTGAACGTGCAGGTGCTGCTGCACCGGCTGGCCGATACCGACCTGGCGGGGCAGCTGGCCTACCAGGACCGCATCGCGGCGTATCACACGCGGCTGCGGCGCTTCTTCTATCCGTATCTGTTCGAGGAGCGGAGGATGACGCAGGACGATCTGGCCAGGCTACCACGGTATGAGCATGTGGCATCGGGTTCGAGCATGCCGTCAGGACAGTTGCTGGCGCTGGGCCTGCTGGCGCTCGCATTGCTCGCGACCGGGCTACGCAAGCTGCGCGCGTAGGGTGGACGAAAAAAGCCAACCCTCAGGTTGGCTTCTTCATCGTCGTGACGTCAGGCTGGAATCAGAATTCTTCCCAACCGTCGCCCACGTCCGCGGTTTCGGCCTTCTTCGGCTTCCCAGCCGCAGCCGCAGCCGCAGCCGCAGCCGCACCCGCCTCCGCCTTCGGCTTGGCCGACGCGGGGGCATTGGCCGGCTTCGCGGCCGCCTTCACCGGCGCCTTCGCCACCACCGCCGGCAAGGTCGTGGTCACGCGCGGCGCCGCGGCGCTGGCGCGGCTGGCGCCCGCCTGATTCAGCTTGAACGCGCCCACGGTCTGCGCCAGCGCGGTCGCCTCTTCCTGCAGCGAAGCCGCCGCAGCCGACGCTTCTTCTACCAGCGCCGCGTTCTGCGTGGTCACCTGGTCCATCTGGGCCACGGCGCCGTTGATCTGCTCGATGCCGGCGGTCTGTTCCTGGCTGGCGGCGGTGATCTCGGACATGATGTCGGTCACGCGGTTCACGCTCTGCACGATTTCCTGCATCGTGGCGCCGGCGCGCTCGACCAGCTCGGAGCCGTGGTGCACCTTGTCCACCGAGTCGTCGATCAGGAGCTTGATTTCCTTGGCGGCAGCCGCCGAGCGCTGGGCCAGGCTGCGCACCTCGCCCGCCACGACCGCGAAGCCGCGGCCCTGCTCGCCGGCGCGCGCCGCTTCGACCGCGGCGTTCAACGCCAGGATATTGGTCTGGAAAGCGATGCCGTCGATGACGGCGATGATGTCCACGATGCGGGTCGACGAGGCGTTGATCGCGCCCATGGTCTGCACCACCTGCTCGACCACCGCGCCGCCCTTGCCCGCCACTTCCGAGGCCGAGGTAGCCAGGGCGTTGGCCTGGCGTGCGTTGTCGGCGTTCTGCTTCACGGTCGAGGTCAGCTCTTCCATCGACGATGCGGTTTCTTCCAGCGAACCGGCCTGCTGCTCGGTGCGCGACGACAGGTCCAGGTTGCCGGCCGCGATCTGGCTCGAGGCAGTGGCGATATTGTCGGTGCCGGTGCGGACCTGGCTCACGATCTTCACCAGCGAATCGTTCATGTCCTTCAGCGCCTGCAGCAGGCGGCCGGTCTCGTCCTTCGAGGTCACTTCGATGGTCTGGGTCAGGTCGCCCTGGGCCACGGCGCCGGCGATCGCGACCGCCTGCTCCAGCGGACGCACGATGGCGCGCACCAGCACCCAGCCGACGAAGGCGGCCATGATCAGGCCGAACACCAGGCCGGCCAGGCAGACCGCGCGCACGATCTCGAAGGTCGATTGCGAGGCCTGGTATTCCTTCAGCGCGCCGTCCTGCTGTTCCTTGACCAGCTTGGCGCCGAGATCGGCGACCGGCAGGTACAGCCTGGTCATCGGGCCATTGAGCTGGGCGATGGCGCCGGCATTGTCGCCAGCGCGGAGCGCGGCCATCGCCGGGCGGATACCCTGCTCGACGAAGACCTTGCGCGCCTCGGTGAATTGTTCATACAGGGCCTGCTCGCCGGCGCTCATCGGCATCTGGCGGTAACTGTCGAGGATCTTGCTGATCGCCACGATATTCGCATCGACCGTTTCGAGCGCGGCATTGCGCGTACCGGCATCTTCCAGGTTGACCGCCTTGGCGACCGTGAGCTGGTTGGTGGTGATCAGCTGGGTGACCTGGCCCACCTGGCCGAGGCCCACCAGGCGGTGGTCGTACATCTGCTTGAGTTCGGTATTCGCGATGCCGAGGTTGTAGATGCCGATGACCGCGCCGGCGACCAACTCGACCGCCAGGAAGGCGATGACGAAGATGAGGCGCGACTTGATGCTGAGATGTTTGAACATGATTCGCTGGCCTTAAGCCCATGGATAAAAAATGTGGTATCCATTGGATTATAGAAACATTGCTCCCTTTATGGGAAGCATTGAGTATTTCCTTGCGTTATCACTCATCTTCCGTCGCCGTGCAGCAACAGATACCCGACAAGGCCAGCGGAACGCGGGCATCGTCGGTCCAAATGCGCTGGAGGCATAAGCAAATGTGACATTAACACTACGGCAAGGCAACTTTGCCGATAGAATGGCGCGATTCCTTGCTTCAACCGAGTGTCATGACCTTTCCCGTCCTCCTTAACCTGACCCTTGCCCTGGCCATCTGCGCACTCCTGTATGGCATGCAGGCGCGCCATGCGTCGTTCACCAAGCGCGTGTTCGCCGGCCTCGGGCTCGGCGTCGTGCTCGGCGCCGGGCTGCAAGCCGTGTATGGCGCCGGCTCGAGCGAGATCGTGGCGACCACTGCCTGGCTCGACGTGATCGGCAGCGGCTACGTCAAGCTGCTGCAAATGATCATCATCCCGCTGATCATGGTGTCGATCGTGCAGGCCATCCTCAAGCTGCGCGACGCCGCGTCGCTCGGCAAGATCAGCACCCTCACCATCGGCATCCTCCTGATCACGACCGTGGTCGCGGCCATCATCGGCATCGCGATGGCCAAGCTGTTCGGCCTGTCGGCCGTGGGCCTGACCGCCTCGAGCGCCGAAGTCGCGCGCGGCGAATACCTGCAGGGCAACCTGGCCACGGCGCAGCAACTGTCGCTGCCGTCGCTGCTGCTGTCCTTCATTCCGGCCAATCCCTTCCTCGACATGACGGGCGCGCGCAAGACCTCGACCATCGCGGTGGTGGTGTTCGCAGTCTTCATCGGCGTCTCGGCGGTCGGCATTGCCGGCAAGAAGCCGGAAGTGTTCCAGTCCTTCAGCGGCTTCGTGCACGTGGCCCACGTGATCGTGATGCGCATGGTGACCCTGGTGCTGCGCCTGACCCCGTTCGGCGTGTTCGCCCTGATGGCCAAGATGGTGGCCGGCTCCAGCCTGCAGGACATCCTGGGCCTGCTCAATTTCGTGGTCGCCTCGTATGCGGCGCTGGCGCTGATGTTCTGCGTGCACCTGGCGATGGTGGCCGGCGTCGGGCTCAATCCGCTGCGCTACGTGAAGAAGATCTTCCCGGTGCTGGTGTTCGCCTTCACCTCGCGCACCAGCGCCGGCTCGATCCCGATGAGCGTGGCGACCCAGACCGCGCGCCTGGGCACGCCGGAGGGCACGGCCAACTTCGCCGCCTCGTTCGGCGCCACCATCGGCCAGAACGGCTGCGCCGGCATCTATCCGGCGATGCTGGCGGTGATGATCGCGCCAACGGTCGGCATCGATCCGTTCACGGCCGCGTTTCTCTTGCCACTGCTGGCGATCGTCGCCTTCGGCTCGATCGGCGTGGCCGGAGTCGGCGGCGGCGCCACCTTCGCGGCCCTGATCGTGCTGTCGGCGATGGACTTGCCGGTGGCGCTGGCGGGCCTGCTGATCTCGGTGGAACCATTGATCGACATGGGCCGCACGGCGCTCAACGTCAGCGGCTCGATCGCGGCCGGCAGCGTCACCAGCCGGGTGCTGGGCCAGACCGATATGCGGGTGTTCCAGGACGATGCCGACGTCAACCTCGACGGCGACGAACAGGCCGTGTAAGCACGCCTAACCATCGCCGCGGGCGGCAGCAATCGTGCGCTGACGCCCTGCCGAATCCGTCATGATGACGCCATGCTAACTTTTCGGCGGACGACGATGGAGCAGAAGTGGCCTCAGGAAATCTGGCTGGTCCGGCATGGGCAAAGCGCGGGCAATGTCGCGCGTGACCTGGCGGAAGCCGCCGCCGGGCACCGCATCGACATCGCCGATCGCGACGTCGACGTGCCGCTGTCCGAACTGGGCGAGCGCCAGTCCGAAGCCCTGGGCGCCTGGTTCGCCGCCCTGCCGCCGCACCAGCGGCCCAATGTGGTGCTGCACTCGCCCTATGTCCGCGCGGCCGAGACCGCCAACATCCTGATGCAGCGCCTGGAGCGCGACGAACTGCTGTGCGTGCTGTCCGACGAGCGCCTGCGCGAGAAAGAATTTGGCGTGCTCGACCGTCTTACGACGCACGGCATCGCCCACCACTTCCCCGACCTGTACGAGCAGCGCCAGCACGTCGGCAAGTTCTATTTCCGCCCGCCCGGCGGCGAAAGCTGGTGCGACGTCATCCTGCGCCTGCGCAGCGTGATGGACACGCTCGAGCGCGACTTCTGCGGCGAACGTGTGCTGATCGTCGCGCACCAGGTCACGGTTAACTGCTTCCGCTACCTGTTCGAACACTTGAACGAGGCGCAGATCCTGGACTTCGACCGCGCCGGCGACGTGCCCAACTGCTCGGTCACGTCCTATGAGTTCGACCCCGACAAGGGCAAGCGCGGCGACCTGGCCGTGCGCCTCGTGAACTTCGTGGCGCCGCTGGAGGCCACCGGCACCCCGGTCACCGTCGCCAGGGATGTGCCGACCTCGCCCAAGGCTTGACGCCCGCCATGGATTCCGGCAATCACACCGTGCACGACCTGGACGCCGCCTGCCTGGCCGCGTGGCCGCTGCCGCAACCCGAGGCCGAGGGCGACAAGGAGTTGCGCGGTCACGTCCTGGTGCTGGGCGGCTCGCGCGAAATGCCGGGCGCCATCATCCTGGCCGCCACCGCGGCCCTGCGCGCCGGCGCCGGCAAGCTGACCATCGCGACCGGGGCCAGCGTGGCCCAGTTGGTGGCGCTGGCGATGCCCGAGGCGCGCGTGATCGGCCTGACGGAAAACGACACCGACGGTTTCCACCTCGACGCACTTGGCAGCCTGGATCCGCTGGCCGACAAGGTCGACGCGGTGCTGGTCGGCCCCGGCATGCGCGACGCCCCATGCACCGCGCGCCTGGTGCACGCGCTGCTGCCCCGCCTCGACGAATCGGGCGTCGGCCTGGTGCTCGACGCCTGCGCGATGGACGTCATGCTGCACATGCCGCACGACTGGCCCGAAGGCAAGCCGATGCGCTTCGAGCGGCCAGTCATCATGACACCGCACTGCGGCGAAATGGCGCACCTGACCGGCCTCGAGAAAGACTGCATCGTCGGCCAGCCAGACGCCCCGGCGCTGCAGGCGGCGCGCGACTGGAATGCGGTGATCGCGCTCAAGGGCGCACGCACGGTGATCGCGGCGCCGGACGGCACGCTGTGGCAACACAAGGGCGCGGGCAATATTGGCCTGGCCATCTCGGGCTCAGGCGACGTCCTGGCCGGCATCATCGCCGGCCTGCTGGCGCGCGGCGCCGCGCCGGAACAGGCGGCCTGCTGGGGCGTGGCATTGCACGCGCGCGCCGGCGACCGCCTGGCAGAGCGCCTTGGCACCTTGGGATATTTGGCGCGAGAAATTTCTATGGAAGTACCCGCGCTGCTGGAACAGATCGGGCACGCCGACCACGTCAAGCATAGCGCCGATGACAGGAACGTCCGGGCCGTGCCTGGGGACGAACAGCTGGGGGCTTGACGCCCGGCTGACGAAAACTCTGTAAAAAATGTTACGGAGTGGAGCAAGAGTGCGGTATCTAACGAACCGGCAGACGGGCTTCCGGTCTAATGGGCACAGTTGGATTGAAGTACGCACCGGGGCCGCGTATTCCGTCGGTTCCCTGAGTGTTCCGCCCTTAAATTGCAAAGGGGTCGGAACTAACTGGCGCCGCAGACCTTCCAGCGCCTCACCACAATGAGCTGGAAACTTCGGCACGAAGATAGACGTAAAACGAGGAGTCAACAATGAATGCAATGACCAAAGCACCAAAAATCCTGCTGACCGCCGCTGTCCTGGCATCCCTGCTGGGCGCCTGCAAGAAGGACGACGCAGCGACCACCACCACCCCGGCCGACACTTCGGCGACCATGCCAAGCAGCACCTCGGGCGCCACCGGCACCACGGGTGACGTGGGCACCGGCGCAACCGGCACCGGCACCACCGGCACCGGCACCACCGACATGGGCACCAGCGGCACCACCGGCGCGACCGGCACCGCCGGCGACACCAGCGGCGCGACCGGCACCATGGACACCACCACGCCGCCAACCACCACCGATCCGGCGACCACCACCACCACCACGCCGCCGACCGGCACCACCGGCCAGTAATCGATTGGGCGATTCACCGAACGACGCCCTGCTTGCAGGGCGCGCTCGGAACAGCGTTCCACGCAAGACCAGCACCCGGCTCCTCACGGCCGGGTTGTTTTTTTTCAGGCCCGCATCCGCCGCAGCCGGCTAGCCCGTCGTGCGCATCCTGGCTGCGACGTCGCGGATCAGATTCTCCACCATCGTGAAATCGGCCGGCTTGGTCAGGTGATGATCGAACCCCGCCTCGCTCGACCGTCGCCGATCCTGCTCCGCCCCCATCCCGTCAGCGCCACCAGCGTCGCGTTTTCCATGCCCGGGATGCGGCGCATCGATTCGGCCGCCTCATGGCCGCTCATGTCGGGCAGGCCGATATCCAGGAACACCACCTGCGGCAGGTCTTCGCCGGCGAGGCGCAACGCCGCGGCGCCGTCGTTGGCGACGCTGACGGTGTGGTCGTTCATTTCGAGCAGGGCTTGCAAGGTCTCGGCCGCGTCGACATTGTCGTCCACCACGAGGATGCGCAGCACGCCGCCCGGCGTGGCGGCGACCCGCGCAGCGGCCGGTTCGGGCGCGGCGCGGGTCCCCGCCATGCCGGGCGCCTCGGCCAGCGCATCCTGCGGCAACGGCAGCCACACCGTGAACTGGCTACCCATGCCGGCGCCGGCGCTGCTGGCCGTCACCCGGCCGCCATGCAGCTTGACCAGGCGCTGGACCAGGTTCAGGCCCACGCCCAGGCCGCCCTGCGCCATCTCGGTGCCGAGATGGGCCTGGGCATACATGTCGAACACCGTCTCGAGCGCCGGGCCGGCGATG
It includes:
- a CDS encoding DUF3526 domain-containing protein, with protein sequence MNTLKFELRQIAHSRLAVGAIVLLALLCALSIWTGLQAVSQQRAALERIAASHAQDYAAIAAKQLKSGAAEAGSVGYYLPHLTVNPPSPLAFVAIGQRDLQPQALRVRLLGLHSQLYESEAINPELAMPGRFDFAFVLVFLAPLFVIALMHDLVSSEREAGRLRLLASLPAAAANTWRRRVGLRYGLVWMAALLPVACGALVAGAGLAGFAAIALVATLYLAFWFGLAGWVAARARTSSSSAAILLACLVGLTMILPTLADAAIARLSPVSKGVELALAQRQAVHSGWDIPKPETFEKFFRTHPEWKDTPPVEGRFHWKWYYAMHQAGDDAVAADVALYRASMQARESWTARVGLVLASVNVQVLLHRLADTDLAGQLAYQDRIAAYHTRLRRFFYPYLFEERRMTQDDLARLPRYEHVASGSSMPSGQLLALGLLALALLATGLRKLRA
- a CDS encoding methyl-accepting chemotaxis protein, which translates into the protein MFKHLSIKSRLIFVIAFLAVELVAGAVIGIYNLGIANTELKQMYDHRLVGLGQVGQVTQLITTNQLTVAKAVNLEDAGTRNAALETVDANIVAISKILDSYRQMPMSAGEQALYEQFTEARKVFVEQGIRPAMAALRAGDNAGAIAQLNGPMTRLYLPVADLGAKLVKEQQDGALKEYQASQSTFEIVRAVCLAGLVFGLIMAAFVGWVLVRAIVRPLEQAVAIAGAVAQGDLTQTIEVTSKDETGRLLQALKDMNDSLVKIVSQVRTGTDNIATASSQIAAGNLDLSSRTEQQAGSLEETASSMEELTSTVKQNADNARQANALATSASEVAGKGGAVVEQVVQTMGAINASSTRIVDIIAVIDGIAFQTNILALNAAVEAARAGEQGRGFAVVAGEVRSLAQRSAAAAKEIKLLIDDSVDKVHHGSELVERAGATMQEIVQSVNRVTDIMSEITAASQEQTAGIEQINGAVAQMDQVTTQNAALVEEASAAAASLQEEATALAQTVGAFKLNQAGASRASAAAPRVTTTLPAVVAKAPVKAAAKPANAPASAKPKAEAGAAAAAAAAAAGKPKKAETADVGDGWEEF
- a CDS encoding L-cystine transporter, whose protein sequence is MTFPVLLNLTLALAICALLYGMQARHASFTKRVFAGLGLGVVLGAGLQAVYGAGSSEIVATTAWLDVIGSGYVKLLQMIIIPLIMVSIVQAILKLRDAASLGKISTLTIGILLITTVVAAIIGIAMAKLFGLSAVGLTASSAEVARGEYLQGNLATAQQLSLPSLLLSFIPANPFLDMTGARKTSTIAVVVFAVFIGVSAVGIAGKKPEVFQSFSGFVHVAHVIVMRMVTLVLRLTPFGVFALMAKMVAGSSLQDILGLLNFVVASYAALALMFCVHLAMVAGVGLNPLRYVKKIFPVLVFAFTSRTSAGSIPMSVATQTARLGTPEGTANFAASFGATIGQNGCAGIYPAMLAVMIAPTVGIDPFTAAFLLPLLAIVAFGSIGVAGVGGGATFAALIVLSAMDLPVALAGLLISVEPLIDMGRTALNVSGSIAAGSVTSRVLGQTDMRVFQDDADVNLDGDEQAV
- a CDS encoding histidine phosphatase family protein, whose amino-acid sequence is MEQKWPQEIWLVRHGQSAGNVARDLAEAAAGHRIDIADRDVDVPLSELGERQSEALGAWFAALPPHQRPNVVLHSPYVRAAETANILMQRLERDELLCVLSDERLREKEFGVLDRLTTHGIAHHFPDLYEQRQHVGKFYFRPPGGESWCDVILRLRSVMDTLERDFCGERVLIVAHQVTVNCFRYLFEHLNEAQILDFDRAGDVPNCSVTSYEFDPDKGKRGDLAVRLVNFVAPLEATGTPVTVARDVPTSPKA
- a CDS encoding NAD(P)H-hydrate dehydratase — its product is MDSGNHTVHDLDAACLAAWPLPQPEAEGDKELRGHVLVLGGSREMPGAIILAATAALRAGAGKLTIATGASVAQLVALAMPEARVIGLTENDTDGFHLDALGSLDPLADKVDAVLVGPGMRDAPCTARLVHALLPRLDESGVGLVLDACAMDVMLHMPHDWPEGKPMRFERPVIMTPHCGEMAHLTGLEKDCIVGQPDAPALQAARDWNAVIALKGARTVIAAPDGTLWQHKGAGNIGLAISGSGDVLAGIIAGLLARGAAPEQAACWGVALHARAGDRLAERLGTLGYLAREISMEVPALLEQIGHADHVKHSADDRNVRAVPGDEQLGA